A single window of Bacteroidota bacterium DNA harbors:
- a CDS encoding NarK/NasA family nitrate transporter, whose amino-acid sequence MAKTWLDKWDPEDDNFWESEGKKIAWRTLWITTFTLILSFATWFMMSAIVVKLPSIGFKFTPDQLFWLAAMPGLAAGTLRIVHTFLLPIYGTRHIITVATIIKLIPVIGIGLAVMDPNTPFWVFMVLAFTSGFGGGDFSSYMPSTNMFFPKRLKGTALGIQAGIGNFGVSVAQFVTPAILGLAIYGASQVSTGIDAKEATATLKEMDGAKRTEVFASLDTGIQSKIILNIPKKIKDSIKQTVSLTDKVAFFNACPAKAQGKAISSIHPKAGEKVMKKMNENTKAVKNKDVYLQSAAFWYAPLLIILGIICWVYLRSIPVKASFKEQLDIFGSKHTWFCTITYVMTFGGFSGLAAAFPLMIKTLYGNFPNAPDPLAYAFYGPLIGSASRVIFGFIADKVGGAILTTLTGVGLIVGSAILISQGLLNPTSVDQFPLFLGVMLGLFFFTGIGNAGTFRQYPIIFSENQRQAAGVLGWTGAIAAYGPFIFATLIGNAITATGSANRFFIGLLVFAVIGTVINWYYYQRKGCERPS is encoded by the coding sequence ATGGCTAAAACATGGTTAGATAAATGGGATCCCGAAGATGATAATTTTTGGGAATCCGAAGGAAAAAAAATTGCTTGGAGAACGTTATGGATAACAACGTTTACGTTAATACTCTCGTTTGCCACATGGTTTATGATGAGTGCAATTGTTGTAAAGCTCCCATCGATAGGATTTAAGTTTACGCCTGATCAATTATTCTGGTTAGCCGCTATGCCGGGATTAGCTGCAGGAACATTGCGTATAGTTCATACGTTTCTTTTGCCAATATATGGTACAAGGCACATCATCACAGTTGCTACTATAATTAAACTTATTCCGGTAATTGGAATTGGTTTGGCAGTAATGGATCCAAATACTCCATTTTGGGTATTTATGGTGTTAGCTTTTACTTCCGGTTTTGGTGGCGGTGATTTCTCTTCTTACATGCCAAGTACTAATATGTTTTTCCCAAAACGATTGAAAGGAACTGCTCTCGGCATACAGGCTGGAATCGGAAACTTTGGTGTTTCTGTCGCACAGTTTGTAACGCCGGCAATTTTAGGTTTGGCTATTTATGGTGCTTCACAAGTGTCAACCGGTATTGATGCAAAAGAAGCTACCGCAACTTTAAAAGAAATGGATGGAGCTAAAAGAACAGAGGTGTTTGCTTCGTTAGACACCGGCATTCAATCAAAAATTATTTTAAATATCCCTAAAAAAATTAAGGATTCAATTAAGCAAACCGTTTCGTTAACTGATAAAGTCGCATTCTTTAATGCTTGCCCTGCTAAAGCGCAAGGAAAAGCAATCAGTTCTATTCATCCTAAAGCTGGCGAAAAGGTGATGAAGAAAATGAACGAGAACACAAAAGCTGTAAAGAATAAAGATGTTTATTTACAGTCAGCAGCATTTTGGTACGCACCACTTTTGATTATTCTAGGTATTATATGCTGGGTTTATTTGAGAAGTATACCGGTAAAGGCTTCTTTCAAAGAACAACTGGATATTTTTGGCAGCAAACATACTTGGTTTTGTACAATTACTTATGTAATGACATTCGGAGGGTTTTCAGGTCTGGCCGCCGCATTTCCGTTAATGATAAAAACGCTCTATGGAAATTTCCCTAATGCGCCTGACCCTTTGGCATACGCGTTTTACGGACCACTAATTGGTTCAGCCAGCCGTGTCATATTTGGATTTATTGCCGATAAAGTTGGCGGAGCCATTCTTACCACTTTAACAGGTGTTGGATTAATAGTGGGAAGTGCTATCTTGATTTCACAGGGATTATTGAACCCAACAAGTGTTGATCAGTTTCCGCTGTTCCTTGGTGTTATGTTAGGTTTATTCTTTTTTACCGGTATTGGTAACGCCGGAACCTTCCGTCAGTATCCAATAATCTTTTCCGAAAATCAACGTCAGGCAGCAGGAGTTCTAGGTTGGACGGGTGCTATTGCAGCATATGGCCCATTCATATTTGCAACTTTAATTGGCAATGCTATTACAGCAACAGGAAGCGCAAATCGATTCTTTATCGGTCTTCTTGTATTCGCTGTTATTGGAACTGTAATCAATTGGTATTACTATCAACGTAAAGGATGTGAAAGACCAAGTTAA
- a CDS encoding c-type cytochrome — translation MRLAWSKILSVLFLALVWACNKKEPYATTSQAPLTPYAIDVPAYFPKLNIPDNNPVTVEGIELGRRLYYDTILSNNGKSCSSCHVPNESFSASGVNSLPHINLGFNTNFLWNGKVSGSVEDIMLFEVKDFFNTDINKVNNSTLYSDLFKRVYDVDEITHYDLAKALSQFIRVMVSQNSKFDKFVKHQIDLTEPELRGFNIFNSEKGDCFHCHSLGLFSDNRFHNIGIDSLFSGVNLGRYNITGLQSDIGLFKSPTLRNIELTAPYMHDGRFATLEDVIEHYNSGVKHSATLDPIMTKSSKQFGLQLTEQDKQDLIAFLKSLTDTTFTKNPLFVIQ, via the coding sequence ATGCGTTTAGCCTGGAGTAAAATATTAAGTGTATTGTTTCTTGCTTTGGTTTGGGCTTGTAATAAAAAAGAGCCCTATGCAACAACGTCACAAGCTCCTCTTACGCCATACGCTATAGATGTTCCGGCGTATTTTCCAAAACTAAATATTCCCGACAATAATCCGGTAACGGTTGAAGGAATCGAATTGGGAAGGAGATTGTATTACGATACGATTTTATCCAATAACGGAAAGTCTTGTTCGTCATGCCATGTGCCAAATGAATCGTTCTCTGCTTCCGGGGTTAATTCATTGCCACACATCAATCTCGGATTCAATACTAATTTTTTATGGAACGGTAAAGTAAGCGGTAGTGTCGAAGACATCATGCTTTTTGAAGTGAAAGATTTTTTCAATACCGATATCAATAAAGTTAACAACTCAACACTTTATAGCGATTTATTTAAACGTGTATACGATGTCGATGAAATAACGCATTATGATTTAGCAAAGGCGCTTTCACAATTTATTCGTGTGATGGTATCGCAGAATTCGAAATTTGACAAATTTGTGAAACATCAAATTGATTTAACGGAGCCGGAATTGCGAGGGTTTAATATTTTTAATTCAGAAAAGGGTGATTGTTTTCATTGCCATTCGTTAGGACTTTTTTCCGATAATCGCTTTCATAACATTGGAATTGATTCGCTGTTCTCAGGAGTTAATTTAGGACGCTATAATATTACAGGATTACAATCCGATATCGGATTATTTAAATCCCCTACATTACGAAATATTGAGCTAACAGCACCGTATATGCACGATGGCAGATTTGCTACTCTTGAGGATGTGATTGAGCACTATAACAGTGGTGTAAAACATAGCGCTACACTTGATCCAATCATGACTAAGTCTAGTAAGCAGTTTGGTTTACAATTAACCGAACAAGACAAGCAAGATTTGATTGCTTTTCTCAAATCGCTGACAGACACTACATTTACTAAAAACCCGCTATTTGTCATTCAATAG
- a CDS encoding hemerythrin domain-containing protein has product MIDLKETNKKDPIKRNVEHGLDNMKGCTPFDPPSVYEEEKKPKVDFKTMHETLQELVREHEVATAEIDKFETALAEFKTNGYNVTSEINYAFSDFFKFYDNKLLVHNEKEDKVLFPLLNKKLLESGEHSTGDNPKTAIDVMEDDHVKFIQLGTLAFNLLGLATRIQDVTSRMFVYDTAYDTCREFTELLRLHIYREDYTLFPLAQKLISEDEFNQLLNQHKKFK; this is encoded by the coding sequence ATGATCGACTTAAAAGAAACTAATAAAAAGGACCCTATTAAAAGAAATGTGGAGCATGGGTTAGACAACATGAAAGGTTGTACTCCTTTTGATCCTCCTTCTGTTTACGAAGAGGAGAAGAAGCCAAAGGTTGATTTTAAAACTATGCATGAAACATTACAGGAGTTAGTACGTGAACACGAAGTGGCGACTGCGGAAATTGATAAATTTGAAACTGCTTTAGCAGAGTTCAAAACAAATGGCTATAACGTCACATCGGAGATAAATTATGCATTTTCAGATTTTTTTAAATTTTACGATAACAAATTATTAGTTCACAATGAAAAGGAGGATAAGGTACTTTTCCCACTCTTAAATAAAAAACTTTTGGAGTCAGGCGAACACAGTACAGGCGACAACCCAAAAACAGCCATTGATGTGATGGAAGATGATCATGTTAAATTTATTCAGTTGGGCACATTGGCATTTAATTTATTAGGATTGGCAACACGAATTCAAGATGTTACTTCAAGAATGTTTGTGTATGATACTGCTTATGATACATGCCGTGAATTTACGGAGCTTCTAAGACTTCATATTTACCGCGAAGATTATACGTTGTTTCCTTTAGCTCAGAAATTAATCAGTGAAGATGAGTTTAATCAATTACTTAATCAACATAAGAAATTCAAATAA
- the moaA gene encoding GTP 3',8-cyclase MoaA, which translates to MSLINYLINIRNSNKQSMLRDQFGRIHNYLRISLTERCNLRCFYCMPANGIQLSPKENIMRAEEIEILVSKFVKLGVNKIRFTGGEPFVRKDFDSIATSLSKLNCEMAITTNGILIDQHIETFKNCGIFKINISIDSLKKDKFNSITRRDYFNRVMDNIELLFSKGFNPKLNVVVIRGVNDDELIDFIGLTKEWNTTVQFIEYMPFQGNKWDFSKTVNAEEILQNVSRIFGEGNVLKVEDKKNDTSRKYKIKGFTGNFGMISTVSNPFCDSCNRIRLTANGRIKNCLFSGSETDLLTALRNNENVEELIKETVFNKKSQRGGIKNFASEEGRLMSESNRSMILIGG; encoded by the coding sequence ATGAGTTTAATCAATTACTTAATCAACATAAGAAATTCAAATAAGCAAAGTATGCTGCGCGATCAGTTCGGAAGAATACATAATTATTTGCGCATTTCTTTAACAGAGCGATGTAATTTGAGGTGTTTTTATTGTATGCCTGCAAATGGCATTCAACTATCACCCAAAGAAAATATTATGCGCGCAGAGGAGATAGAGATCTTGGTCTCAAAATTTGTAAAGTTGGGAGTGAATAAAATAAGGTTTACTGGTGGTGAGCCTTTTGTAAGAAAAGATTTTGATAGTATTGCGACAAGCCTAAGTAAATTGAATTGTGAAATGGCTATTACTACAAATGGTATTCTTATTGATCAGCACATTGAGACTTTTAAGAACTGCGGCATCTTTAAGATTAATATCAGTATCGATTCATTAAAAAAGGATAAGTTTAATTCAATTACACGTCGTGATTATTTTAACCGTGTAATGGATAATATTGAGCTCTTATTCAGTAAAGGATTTAATCCGAAGCTAAATGTTGTTGTTATTAGGGGAGTGAACGATGATGAATTAATTGATTTTATTGGCTTAACAAAGGAATGGAATACAACAGTTCAATTTATAGAATACATGCCCTTTCAGGGAAATAAATGGGATTTTTCTAAAACAGTCAACGCAGAGGAAATTTTGCAGAATGTATCTAGAATATTCGGCGAAGGAAATGTGTTAAAGGTAGAGGATAAGAAAAATGACACATCACGAAAATACAAGATTAAAGGATTCACCGGAAATTTTGGTATGATTTCTACCGTAAGTAATCCATTTTGTGATTCATGTAATAGAATTAGATTAACTGCAAACGGAAGAATTAAAAACTGTTTGTTTTCTGGTTCGGAGACCGATTTACTTACTGCTTTACGAAATAACGAAAATGTTGAAGAGCTAATTAAGGAAACTGTATTTAATAAAAAAAGTCAAAGAGGTGGAATAAAGAATTTTGCGAGTGAAGAGGGAAGACTAATGTCGGAAAGTAATAGAAGTATGATTTTAATAGGAGGATAA
- a CDS encoding Crp/Fnr family transcriptional regulator, translating into MFSLSLFTKYCSNESKKVFEKNRQTLFFEEGQRIFNEGEQVKGIYFIERGRIKVLSKSHDNSEKIIRLASNEMIVGHRGLNTKVYPISAETLAESVITFLPIEVFSSILKSNNEMAVYLINFLSDELRDSETRMKNLLILDPKTRIAIILMKLIDCFGYKKNEGNKLLSYTLSRTDIANMAGTTYETVIRTLAALKKERVIDLVGKEIAIVNAKKLNQVATGVKGKK; encoded by the coding sequence ATGTTTTCATTAAGTTTATTTACTAAGTATTGCTCAAATGAGAGCAAAAAAGTATTTGAAAAAAACAGACAAACTTTGTTTTTTGAGGAGGGACAAAGAATCTTTAATGAAGGAGAGCAGGTAAAAGGGATTTATTTTATTGAGAGAGGAAGAATAAAAGTACTTTCTAAATCACATGATAATTCGGAAAAAATCATTCGCTTAGCTTCAAATGAAATGATAGTAGGCCATAGAGGACTTAATACAAAAGTTTATCCGATATCTGCCGAAACTTTAGCAGAGTCGGTTATTACATTTTTGCCAATTGAAGTTTTTTCTTCAATTCTTAAAAGTAACAATGAAATGGCCGTATACCTGATTAATTTTTTATCTGATGAACTTAGAGATTCGGAAACCAGAATGAAAAACTTATTAATTCTTGACCCTAAAACAAGAATTGCAATTATATTAATGAAATTAATTGATTGTTTCGGATACAAAAAGAATGAAGGAAATAAGTTATTAAGCTATACATTATCGCGTACGGATATAGCCAATATGGCCGGCACCACTTACGAAACAGTTATTAGAACATTAGCAGCACTTAAAAAAGAGCGGGTAATTGATTTAGTAGGTAAAGAGATTGCAATTGTGAATGCAAAAAAATTAAATCAAGTTGCAACAGGAGTTAAAGGCAAAAAGTAA
- a CDS encoding tyrosine phenol-lyase, which translates to MIHHSWAEPFKIKMVELLKMTTPAQRKKALQDAGYNTFLLKSEDVYIDLLTDSGTSAMSDQQWAGMMLGDEAYAGSKNFYNLETAVKKYYGYKYVIPTHQGRGAENILSQIMIKKGDVIPGNMYFTTTRLHQELAGGVFYDVIIDEAHDSSDLFPFKGNVDIGKLERLVKKFGAKKIPYICVATTVNMAGGQPISLANLKALRNYTNKHGIKIILDMTRVAENAFFIQQREEGYKRKSIASIVKEICSYTDGATFSAKKDALVNIGGFLALNDKNKYEEASNLVVVYEGLHTYGGLAGRDMEAMAIGIGESVNDNHIKARIGQVLYLGKKLNDLKIPIVNPIGGHGIFIDAKKFLPHLKQIQFPAQALAAEIYEDSGVRTMERGIVSAGRNSKTGDHYYPELELVRLTIPRRVYTQAHMDVIAESIESVYAKRDKIKGLEMIYEPAYLRFFQAKFKKL; encoded by the coding sequence ATGATTCATCACTCTTGGGCAGAACCATTTAAAATAAAAATGGTTGAGTTATTAAAAATGACTACTCCCGCACAACGCAAAAAAGCACTTCAAGACGCAGGGTACAATACGTTCCTTTTAAAGTCTGAAGATGTATATATCGATTTACTAACCGACAGCGGTACATCAGCCATGAGCGACCAACAATGGGCCGGTATGATGCTTGGTGATGAAGCCTATGCTGGTAGCAAAAACTTTTATAACCTTGAAACCGCTGTAAAAAAATACTATGGTTATAAGTATGTTATTCCAACACACCAGGGCCGTGGCGCTGAAAATATTTTATCTCAAATCATGATAAAAAAAGGAGATGTAATTCCGGGTAATATGTATTTCACAACAACCAGATTACATCAAGAGCTGGCCGGAGGTGTGTTTTATGATGTTATTATAGATGAAGCGCATGACAGTTCCGATTTATTTCCTTTTAAGGGAAATGTGGACATCGGGAAACTAGAACGTCTTGTGAAAAAATTTGGTGCTAAAAAAATTCCATATATATGTGTAGCGACAACAGTAAACATGGCGGGCGGCCAACCAATTTCTTTAGCCAATCTTAAGGCATTACGGAATTATACAAACAAACACGGTATCAAAATAATCCTAGATATGACACGTGTAGCAGAAAATGCTTTTTTCATTCAGCAACGCGAAGAGGGTTATAAACGTAAAAGTATTGCTTCAATAGTTAAAGAAATTTGCAGTTATACCGACGGCGCAACGTTTAGCGCAAAAAAAGATGCTTTAGTTAATATCGGCGGATTTTTGGCTTTAAATGATAAAAACAAATATGAAGAAGCGAGTAATTTAGTTGTTGTGTACGAAGGCTTACATACTTATGGGGGCTTAGCTGGAAGAGACATGGAAGCAATGGCCATTGGTATTGGAGAGTCTGTTAATGATAACCATATTAAAGCACGAATCGGACAAGTACTTTATTTAGGAAAAAAACTGAATGATTTAAAGATACCTATTGTGAATCCGATTGGTGGTCACGGGATTTTTATTGATGCGAAAAAATTTCTTCCTCATTTAAAGCAAATTCAATTTCCTGCTCAGGCACTGGCAGCTGAAATTTACGAGGACAGTGGCGTTAGAACCATGGAAAGAGGCATTGTTTCGGCAGGACGAAATAGCAAAACCGGTGATCATTACTACCCGGAATTAGAATTAGTACGACTAACTATTCCTCGCCGTGTGTATACACAAGCCCATATGGATGTTATTGCCGAATCTATAGAAAGTGTATATGCAAAACGCGATAAAATAAAAGGACTGGAAATGATTTATGAACCCGCTTACTTAAGATTTTTCCAGGCCAAGTTTAAGAAACTTTAG
- a CDS encoding acyl-CoA thioesterase: protein MIKFKKSAHSETIVTEVVCPNDTNPMGILQGGRLVQWMDIASAVCAQNHAEKICVTASIDSVKFKMPAKVGDIITIKAKVTRVFNTSMEIHVVAWAKKIVSQKAYLINEAYFTFVALDDNAKATHVPQIKPSTLQDKKLFLSANTRRKSRLKF from the coding sequence ATGATTAAGTTTAAAAAAAGTGCTCACTCAGAAACTATTGTAACAGAGGTAGTGTGCCCGAATGATACTAATCCGATGGGGATATTACAGGGTGGGCGATTAGTTCAGTGGATGGATATTGCTTCCGCGGTTTGCGCGCAAAATCATGCTGAGAAAATTTGTGTTACGGCATCTATCGACAGTGTAAAGTTTAAAATGCCCGCTAAAGTGGGCGATATCATTACTATTAAAGCTAAAGTTACCAGAGTGTTTAATACCTCCATGGAAATTCATGTTGTAGCCTGGGCAAAAAAAATAGTCAGCCAAAAAGCATATTTAATTAATGAAGCTTATTTTACTTTTGTTGCATTAGATGATAATGCCAAAGCTACTCATGTGCCTCAAATAAAACCCTCTACTCTTCAAGATAAGAAATTATTTCTCTCAGCAAATACTAGACGAAAATCAAGATTAAAATTTTGA
- a CDS encoding cbb3-type cytochrome c oxidase subunit I produces MDKLERNYTRFVFILLLFSLVLGVITAFSFIFHEHIKAYLPLQQLRPMHVSAALFWILSGASLNIFLHNQKDKTVPKNALSIRNVSIVLWQISIVVIFIHYTFKQFGGREYWEFPGWISLLLLLCWIGFCSYYFLFWKNEPNKRPQYIIMWGTGMLFFLITFIEQNLWQITWFRESFLQEVTIQWKANGSMVGAWNQMIYGTSLYLMVQISGKKEIAFDKKSIVFYFLGFTNLLFNWGHHIYNLPTNNWMRHVAYAISMTEWILLINIIQGFKKTLSETLRFKQLISYRFLIASEFWVFLNLILALFMSIPAINRYTHGTHITVAHAMGTTIGINSMILLGSFAYLLKIDDIQMKQKKIFHAGFLIIQISLAIFWLSLIAAGVFSAYDQTYLGIKTYASVIPSVVTSLYVFATAGLFMLIGFAIIIPYFFKGISKSK; encoded by the coding sequence ATGGATAAGCTGGAAAGAAATTATACTCGTTTCGTATTTATTTTGCTTTTATTTTCATTAGTGCTTGGGGTAATTACAGCATTCTCATTTATTTTTCACGAACATATTAAAGCCTACTTGCCATTACAACAACTGCGGCCGATGCATGTAAGCGCTGCCTTGTTTTGGATACTAAGCGGAGCCTCACTTAATATCTTTCTTCATAATCAAAAAGACAAAACAGTTCCGAAAAACGCGTTAAGCATTCGAAACGTTTCAATAGTACTTTGGCAGATAAGCATTGTGGTGATTTTTATACATTACACATTTAAACAATTTGGCGGAAGAGAATATTGGGAGTTCCCGGGATGGATTTCATTACTACTTCTATTATGCTGGATTGGATTTTGTTCTTACTATTTTTTGTTTTGGAAAAACGAACCTAACAAGCGGCCACAATACATTATAATGTGGGGAACCGGAATGTTATTTTTTCTAATAACATTTATAGAGCAAAATTTGTGGCAAATTACTTGGTTTCGCGAGTCGTTTTTACAAGAAGTTACAATACAATGGAAAGCTAATGGCAGTATGGTGGGCGCATGGAATCAAATGATTTACGGCACATCCTTATATCTAATGGTACAAATTAGTGGTAAAAAAGAAATTGCATTTGATAAAAAATCAATTGTGTTCTATTTTTTAGGTTTTACTAATTTACTCTTTAATTGGGGGCATCATATTTACAATTTACCAACCAATAATTGGATGAGGCATGTTGCTTATGCAATTAGCATGACAGAATGGATACTTCTTATTAATATTATTCAAGGATTCAAAAAAACACTTTCGGAAACATTGCGCTTTAAACAACTCATTAGTTACAGGTTTCTTATAGCATCCGAATTTTGGGTTTTTCTTAACTTGATTTTAGCACTCTTCATGAGTATCCCGGCCATTAACAGATATACTCACGGAACACATATAACTGTTGCACACGCAATGGGAACCACCATAGGTATAAACAGCATGATTCTACTCGGATCCTTCGCTTATCTACTAAAGATTGATGACATTCAGATGAAACAAAAAAAAATATTTCATGCCGGCTTCCTCATCATTCAAATAAGCTTAGCGATTTTTTGGTTAAGTTTAATAGCCGCCGGTGTTTTCAGTGCTTATGATCAGACGTACTTAGGAATTAAAACTTATGCTTCGGTAATTCCGTCGGTAGTAACAAGCCTGTATGTTTTTGCAACAGCGGGCTTGTTTATGTTGATTGGTTTTGCAATAATTATACCTTATTTCTTTAAAGGAATAAGTAAATCGAAATGA
- a CDS encoding cytochrome c, with translation MVKITWISLVVSFVVYTVFINVLCHNKATAPLTKEINQGWEIWQNRNCQACHQLYGLGGYMGPDLTNSTSKVDVAYIKAVIKSGTSRMPNFNLSDNEIEKVIAFLKWVDKSGPSAVDFKNVHWTGTYIID, from the coding sequence ATGGTTAAGATTACGTGGATATCATTAGTTGTAAGTTTTGTTGTCTATACTGTTTTTATAAACGTTTTATGTCATAATAAAGCTACAGCTCCTTTAACTAAGGAAATTAATCAAGGTTGGGAGATTTGGCAGAACAGAAACTGTCAGGCCTGTCATCAATTATATGGCTTAGGGGGCTACATGGGGCCTGATTTAACAAACAGCACTTCTAAAGTAGATGTGGCCTACATTAAAGCAGTTATTAAATCCGGTACTTCACGAATGCCAAATTTTAATTTAAGCGACAATGAAATAGAAAAAGTAATCGCTTTTTTAAAATGGGTAGATAAATCTGGTCCTTCGGCTGTTGACTTCAAGAATGTACATTGGACCGGAACTTACATAATAGATTAG
- a CDS encoding SRPBCC domain-containing protein, with amino-acid sequence MESLKMSVTLPVKAAKLYKAWLTSKEHAAFTGGAAKVSSKVGGKFTAWDGYISGKNTELKANKKIVQTWRTSEFPEDAPDSILEIDFEEKNGKTKLNLYHYNLQKGDAKKYRDGWRDYYFEPMKQYFGE; translated from the coding sequence ATGGAATCATTAAAAATGTCAGTAACGCTTCCGGTTAAAGCCGCTAAGTTATACAAAGCCTGGTTAACCAGTAAAGAACATGCAGCCTTCACAGGAGGTGCCGCAAAAGTTTCATCCAAAGTAGGAGGAAAATTTACCGCCTGGGATGGATACATCAGCGGAAAAAACACAGAGTTAAAAGCCAATAAAAAAATTGTACAAACATGGCGTACCTCCGAGTTTCCGGAGGATGCTCCTGATTCTATTCTTGAAATTGATTTCGAAGAGAAAAACGGGAAAACCAAATTGAATTTATACCACTATAATTTACAAAAAGGCGACGCGAAAAAATACCGCGACGGCTGGCGCGATTATTATTTTGAACCTATGAAACAATATTTTGGAGAGTGA
- a CDS encoding inorganic phosphate transporter → MFGLTTGLAILLILCLLLACFFEFINGFHDTANAVATVIYTNSMKPTVAVVYSGILNFVGVLFGGIAVAMGIVNLLPMDVLVDANPYHGIALVLALLVSAIIWNFGTWYYGIPSSSSHTLIGAILGIGIAFYFLPGEVGGTAVNWDKAKDTGLALLLSPLIGFSLAIIMMFIFKRFIKNEIIYKEPIPGKKPPIWIRMLLWLTCGTVSFFHGQNDGQKGVGLIMMILIAILPGYFAVDKSINLQSIHGNMDKIELLMKKADTTALAAKEKKMFADVMKHSIHFHETTNGKFSSEEVAVTERFSLRKDVVKVTKNTEKLIKGGNLTLSANDIKDLNREIKASKRIIEYAPSWVIILISISLGLGTMIGWKRIVKTVGEKIGKQHMSYAQGASAEMVASMGIGMASAYGLPVSTTHMLSSGIAGSMVAKKGLKNLQKNTIKTIALAWLLTLPVTIILSGGLFLLFRALLG, encoded by the coding sequence ATGTTTGGATTAACTACAGGCCTGGCCATTTTACTTATTCTTTGCTTGCTCTTAGCTTGCTTTTTCGAATTCATTAACGGTTTTCACGATACAGCCAACGCTGTTGCTACCGTAATTTATACCAACTCCATGAAGCCAACTGTAGCTGTTGTATACAGTGGTATCTTAAACTTCGTTGGTGTTTTATTTGGAGGTATCGCCGTAGCCATGGGAATTGTAAACTTATTGCCTATGGATGTGCTGGTTGATGCAAATCCTTATCACGGCATCGCTTTAGTATTGGCATTATTAGTGAGTGCCATCATCTGGAATTTTGGAACCTGGTACTATGGTATTCCATCTTCCAGCTCTCATACTTTAATTGGCGCTATCTTAGGTATTGGTATTGCATTTTACTTTTTACCGGGCGAAGTTGGCGGCACTGCCGTTAACTGGGACAAAGCTAAAGATACAGGCTTAGCATTATTATTGTCTCCGCTTATCGGTTTCTCATTAGCCATTATCATGATGTTTATTTTTAAACGTTTCATCAAAAATGAAATCATTTACAAAGAACCAATCCCCGGAAAAAAACCTCCTATCTGGATCAGAATGTTATTATGGTTGACTTGCGGAACGGTAAGTTTCTTCCACGGACAAAACGACGGACAAAAAGGTGTAGGTTTAATCATGATGATTTTAATTGCGATTCTTCCGGGCTATTTCGCGGTAGATAAATCTATCAACTTACAAAGCATCCATGGCAATATGGATAAGATTGAATTACTGATGAAAAAAGCAGACACAACTGCTTTAGCCGCTAAAGAAAAGAAAATGTTTGCCGATGTAATGAAACACAGCATTCACTTTCATGAAACAACCAATGGTAAATTTTCTTCTGAAGAAGTTGCGGTAACTGAACGTTTCAGTTTACGTAAAGATGTAGTGAAAGTAACCAAGAACACCGAAAAATTAATTAAAGGCGGTAACTTAACTTTAAGTGCTAACGACATTAAGGACTTAAACAGAGAAATAAAAGCTTCTAAACGAATTATCGAATACGCTCCGTCATGGGTAATTATTTTAATTTCCATTTCCTTAGGATTAGGAACTATGATTGGTTGGAAACGTATTGTAAAAACAGTAGGAGAAAAAATTGGTAAACAACACATGAGCTATGCGCAAGGTGCAAGTGCTGAAATGGTTGCTTCCATGGGAATTGGTATGGCATCTGCTTACGGATTACCGGTTTCTACTACACACATGTTGTCTTCAGGTATTGCCGGTTCTATGGTGGCAAAGAAAGGTTTGAAAAACTTACAAAAGAATACTATTAAAACAATTGCTTTAGCCTGGTTATTAACCTTACCGGTAACAATTATTTTATCAGGCGGATTGTTCTTATTATTCCGTGCTTTATTAGGTTAA